The DNA region ACATATATAATATTATTATAGTATGCCCCGACGGAGGTAGTACAAGCTGGTACTTCGACAGCCCTATCGACCCCGGATACATGTACGAAACCTATGTTTCGAAGGAACTTGTAAATACTGTTGATGAAAAGTATAATACAATAAAAAATAAAAGCGGCCGTGCAATAATGGGCTTAAGCATGGGCGGACACGGTGCTTTTTATCTCGGCATAAGGCATCAGGATATATGGGGAGCAATTGGCAGTATGTCGGGAGGTGTCGACTTCAGACCTTTCCCCGAAAACTGGGATATCAAAAAACGTTTAGGCAGATATTCCAAAAATAAAGACCTGTGGAATAAACATACGGTTACCAACATGATTGATTCTATAGGCGAAAATATGGTGATAATTATGGATTGCGGTTACGACGATTTCTTTTTCGATGTAAACAGGACTTTTCACAATAAGCTCCGTGAGAAAAAAATTGCACATACCTATATAGAACGACCGGGAAAACACAGCTGGGAATACTGGAATGAAGCTATTAACTATCAGGTATTGTTTTTTTATGAATACTTTGTAAAGCATTGAGGAGTGACAATGGGAGTTAATGGGATCTCTAATTTTCTACTTCTCCCACCCCTCAACACCTCTAACATCAATAAAAAATTCAGCTTTTGATTTTAGGGCATTTAATGTTGAGGTCTCCCAATTCGTAGAAGAATCAAAATTCAGGTTTGGAACAAGCGAGACTCGAACCTCATCTTCAAAACTTTTATTAAAAAACTCATGGAGTTCTCCCCAATAATCCACGATTATATCTTTTCGTTTTTCAATTAAATCAGGTGTTGGAATTTTATCACTCTTGTTTCCATTTACTTTTTTCAATGCCGGAAGTAAATTCCAGATATCATTGTTTAGGTAGTGGGCAAAAGGTAATACATGATCAACATTCAATTTATTATCATCAAATCTTTCATCAATTTTTTTACCACTCCAAACACAAAACAACTCATCTTTCTTTTTGTAATAAGATTCAACAAGTTTAGTGTCACGTGAAGAACCTGGATGAACCATTAATCTTTCGAGTATGTATCCTTTTTTGATTTTATTGTTTTGATTTTTAGATGTTTTTACAATGAAGTCAGCCCAGTTATTTATAATTGAGTTTCTGCCGCCAATGAAACCACCCATATATTTCAATACAATGTAGAAATCGTAAGGAATACTAACATGTTTCAAATTATTAATTAAAAACCCAGAATTAATCCGTTCTCCTTTTTTAGCAACGAAGCGATTCTTCCCTTCCGGTTTGCTATAGATAGAGTAGTTGTTTTGAGAAAAAGAATTACCAAGATACTTGATTGGCCCATTTTCAATAGCGGAATAAAGACTCTTTATTAATTTAGTTAAAATCGGATAAATATCTTCAGGTAAATTATACTTCTTATATGATTGATAAAAATTCTTGAAACCTCCATATTTTGAATATGACTTAATCAAATTCTCAAAATCAGCTCTAAAAGCAATATTTTTACCTTTCTCTCCAATCGGTGTTTCTGCATCAAGTTGGGGTAGAAATATATCTGATTCTAATAAAGGATAATAATACCACAACCATTGCTCCACCAATAATCCCATTGAAAAGCTAACTCTATTGTGAAGTTTATCTTTGATAATATGTTGATCGTAGTAGCTAATAGCATCAATTGTAGCTTTTATCAATGCAAATTTATATGTAGCT from Bacteroidota bacterium includes:
- a CDS encoding HNH endonuclease domain-containing protein, translating into MKIDTESFIRVSQILERDAKTATYKFALIKATIDAISYYDQHIIKDKLHNRVSFSMGLLVEQWLWYYYPLLESDIFLPQLDAETPIGEKGKNIAFRADFENLIKSYSKYGGFKNFYQSYKKYNLPEDIYPILTKLIKSLYSAIENGPIKYLGNSFSQNNYSIYSKPEGKNRFVAKKGERINSGFLINNLKHVSIPYDFYIVLKYMGGFIGGRNSIINNWADFIVKTSKNQNNKIKKGYILERLMVHPGSSRDTKLVESYYKKKDELFCVWSGKKIDERFDDNKLNVDHVLPFAHYLNNDIWNLLPALKKVNGNKSDKIPTPDLIEKRKDIIVDYWGELHEFFNKSFEDEVRVSLVPNLNFDSSTNWETSTLNALKSKAEFFIDVRGVEGWEK
- a CDS encoding alpha/beta hydrolase family protein: MTVLRKLLIILLLGIGANLFASQVDTLIIKSKIMDKNISNIVIYPDSHEKQKDGLPVLYMLHGAGGNYLDYISRNPDIKKLSDIYNIIIVCPDGGSTSWYFDSPIDPGYMYETYVSKELVNTVDEKYNTIKNKSGRAIMGLSMGGHGAFYLGIRHQDIWGAIGSMSGGVDFRPFPENWDIKKRLGRYSKNKDLWNKHTVTNMIDSIGENMVIIMDCGYDDFFFDVNRTFHNKLREKKIAHTYIERPGKHSWEYWNEAINYQVLFFYEYFVKH